The genomic region GCACCGGCGGCCGCCGGCACCGGAATTCCCGAGATACCGGCGGTGGATTTCGCCAAATTCGGGCCGATCGAGACAGTGCCGCTGTCGCGCATCAAGCGGCTCTCGGGTCCGCATCTGCACCGCTCCTGGCTCAACGTGCCGCACGTCACCCATGGCGACGAGGCGGACATCACCGAGATCGACGCCTACCGCAAGGAACTCGATGCCGCCGGCAAGGAGAAGGGCTACCGCGTCACCCTGCTTGCCTTCCTGCTCAAGGCGAGTGCCGCGGCACTGCGGGCCTTCCCCGAAGTGAATGCCTCGCTCGGCCCGGACAAGGCCAGCCTGATCCTCAAGCGCTACACCCATATCGGCGTCGCCGTGGACACGCCGGAGGGGCTGGTGGTCCCGGTGATCCGGGATGTCGACCGCAAGGGCATCATCGAACTCAGCCAGGATCTTGGCACGACCTCGAAGAAGGCCCGTGAAGGCAAGCTGAGTGCCGCCGACATGCAGGGAGGCTGCTTCACCATCTCCAGCCTCGGCGGCATCGGCGGCACCACCTTCACGCCGATCGTCAACGCGCCGGAAGTGGCGATCCTGGGCGTGGTGCGGTCGCGCATGGCCCCGGTCTGGGACGGCACCGCCTTCCTGCCGCGACTGATGCTGCCGCTGTTCGTCTCCTACGACCACCGCGTCATCGACGGGGCACTGGCGGCCCGCTTCGCCCGCCATCTCTGCAACTCGCTCGAGGATGTCAGGCGCCTGGTGCTGTGATGCAGCCAATGCTTCAGGAGGGAGCGACGCGAGGATGACGGTGGAAATCACGGTCCCGGATATCGGCGACTTCAAGGACGTGCCGGTCATCGAGGTGCACATCGCACCGGGCGCCCAGGTGAAGGCGGAGGATCCGCTGATCACGCTGGAATCCGACAAGGCCACCATGGACGTGCCGGCGCCACGGGCGGGCACGATCGGCGAGGTGCGGGTCAAGGTCGGCGACCGTGTGTCGCAAGGCAGCGTGATCGCCTTACTCGACAGCGAGGAAGCGGCGGCCCCGGCCCCGAAGCCGGCCGTGGCAGCGGCGAAGGGCGACCACCATGCCGAGGTGCTGGTGCTCGGCGCCGGACCGGGGGGCTACACCGCCGCCTTCCGTGCCGCCGATCTCGGCCGCAAGGTCGTGCTGGTCGAACGCTGGTCCTCGCTCGGCGGCGTCTGCCTCAATGTCGGCTGCATCCCGTCCAAGGCGCTGCTGCATGCGGCCAAGGTCATCGAGGAAACCCAGGAGATGGGCCATGCCGGCCTGCGCTTCGGCCGGCCGGAGATCGACCTCGACCGGCTGCGCGACTGGAAGGACGGCGTGGTGAAGCGCCTGACCGGCGGCCTGGCGGGACTGGCGAAGCAGCGCAAGGTCAGCGTGGTCAGCGGCACCGGCAAATTCACCGCGCCGAACCAGGTCACGGTGAACGGCGGCGACACCACGCCGGTCACCGTCTCCTTCGACAGCGCCATCATCGCCGCGGGATCGGAGCCGGTGACCCTGCCCTTCATCCCGCATGACGATCCCCGGGTCATCGACAGCACCGGCGCGCTGGATCTGCAGGACGTGCCGAAGCGCCTGCTGGTGATCGGCGGCGGCATCATCGGGCTGGAAATGGCGACGGTGTACCACGCGCTCGGCAGCGCGGTGACGGTCGTGGAACTGATGGACCAGCTGATCCCCGGCGCCGACCGCGACCTCGTCACCCCGCTCGGCAAGCGCCTGGAGAAGCGCTACGAGGCGATCCACCTGAAGACCAGGGTGACGAAGGTGGAGCCGACGCCGGACGGGCTGGTGGCGCATTTCGAAGGCGCCAAGGCCCCACCCTCCGCCAGCTTCGACCGCATCCTGGTCGCGGTCGGCCGCCGCCCGAACGGGCGCGGCATCGCCGCCGAGGCCGCGGGCGTGGCGGTGGACGAGCGCGGCTTCGTGCCGGTGGACCGGCAGATGCGCACCAACGTGCCGCACATCTTTGCCATCGGTGACATCGTCGGCCAGCCCATGCTCGCCCACAAGGCGACGCATGAAGGCCGGGTCGCTGCCGAGGCCGCCGCCGGCCGGAACAGCCATTTCGACGCCAAGGTGATTCCCTCGGTCGCCTATACCGATCCCGAAATCGCCTGGGCCGGCCTGACCGAAACCGAATGCAAGGCGAAGGGCATCCCATACGGCAAGGGCGTGTTTCCCTGGGCGGCGAGCGGGCGGTCACTTTCGCTCGGCCGCGACGAGGGCATGACCAAGCTGCTGTTCGACGAAGCCACGCACCGCGTCATCGGCTGCGGGATCGTCGGCCCCAATGCCGGTGAACTGATCGCCGAAGCGGCGCTGGCGATCGAAATGGGAGCGGATGCCGAGGATATCGGCCTGACCATCCATCCGCACCCGACCCTGTCGGAGACGGTGGCCATGGCGGCGGAAGCCTTCGAGGGCACCATCACCGATCTCTACCTGCCGAAACGACGCTGACCTCAGCGCAAACAAGGGAGCAAACGGACCATGACGCTGCAACAGGAATTCGCCCAGCAACTGGAAGGCCAGATCGCGGTCTGGCAGGGACAGATCAAGGAGTACCAGGAGCGCCTGACCCAGGCGGGCTCGGATGCCCGCGCCTCCTATGAAAAAATGGGGGCGGAAGCCCGCACCAATTACGAGCGCGCGGTGCAGACCATGCGCGACAACGTCGAACAGGCCAGCCGGCTGCTGGCGCAGGCACGGCAGGCCCAGGAAGCCGCCTGGCAGGACATGCGCACGGCACAGCAGCGGGCCTTCGAGCAACTGCAGAAAGGCTGGGCGGACGCGCTGTCGCGCTTCGGCTGATCCGCCTGCATCCGCAACGGCGGCCGGGAGGGATCCCGGCCGCTACAGGAACAGCATGCCGGAACCAATGACGAGGGGGAAACCAGGCAATAGCCGTCGCCATCGGATGCCACGGCGTCGGCATGCTGCACTTGCTCAGTCAGTCGGACCACCCGGCCGCCCCGCGCGATCGCCATCTTGTGAACGCCGACCTGCATGCCCGTGCGCATGGGACCGGTCCGGCGGCGTGACGCCGGTGGCAGGCCATCTCCCCGCAGGGTCCGGATCATCCCCGAACCGGCACAAGATTGCCCCGGGATGCCGGTTCCTGGATTTCTATTGCTTGTATTTAACCAGGAATATTCTACCTTTGGTAGCCAGCGCAGTTTTCCGGTCGGGGGAAGCATGATGATCGAGGGATATTTCGCTCGGTTGATGTACCGATCCCTTTACAAAATGGAAGAAGCTGCGATGCATGGCGCCGCGACGACGGCATCCGGCGTCCTGGCAGGGGGCCTGCCCGGCCAGATCGGGATGCATGTCAAGCTCCAAAATAAGTAACGATCCGTAAGGGGCACCGCCATTCCATGCGGTGTCGAAGTGAGGAAGGAAAGAAGTAAGATGGCACGGGTAGCATTGGTGACGGGCGGCCAGCGCGGCATTGGCGCTGCGATCAGCGAACACCTGCAGCGGGCCGGCCGCACGGTGGTGGCCAGCTACGCCGGCAACGACGCTGCGGCCCAGGCCTTCACCGAGCAGACCGGCATTCGCTGCTACAAGTTCGACGTCGCCGATTACGAGCAATGCGCCGCGGCGGTCAAGCAGATCGAAGCCGAAGTCGGCCGGATCGAGATCCTGGTCAACAATGCCGGCATCACCCGTGACGCCACCATGAACAAGCTCTCGCGCGACGCCTGGGACGCGGTGATCGACACCAATCTCGGCTCCTGCTTCAACCTGTCCAAGCTGACCTGGGACGGCATGCGCGCCGGCAAGTTCGGTCGCATCGTCAATATCGGCTCGGTGAACGGCCAGGCGGGGCAGTACGGCCAGGTCAACTACGCCGCGGCGAAATCCGGCATCCACGGCTTCACCAAGGCGCTGGCGCAGGAAGGCGCGCGCTACAACATCACCGTCAATGCCATTGCCCCGGGCTATGTTGACACCGACATGGTGCGCGCGGTGCCGGAGGAAGTGCTGCAGAAGATCATCGGCCGCA from Rhodovastum atsumiense harbors:
- the lpdA gene encoding dihydrolipoyl dehydrogenase; the protein is MTVEITVPDIGDFKDVPVIEVHIAPGAQVKAEDPLITLESDKATMDVPAPRAGTIGEVRVKVGDRVSQGSVIALLDSEEAAAPAPKPAVAAAKGDHHAEVLVLGAGPGGYTAAFRAADLGRKVVLVERWSSLGGVCLNVGCIPSKALLHAAKVIEETQEMGHAGLRFGRPEIDLDRLRDWKDGVVKRLTGGLAGLAKQRKVSVVSGTGKFTAPNQVTVNGGDTTPVTVSFDSAIIAAGSEPVTLPFIPHDDPRVIDSTGALDLQDVPKRLLVIGGGIIGLEMATVYHALGSAVTVVELMDQLIPGADRDLVTPLGKRLEKRYEAIHLKTRVTKVEPTPDGLVAHFEGAKAPPSASFDRILVAVGRRPNGRGIAAEAAGVAVDERGFVPVDRQMRTNVPHIFAIGDIVGQPMLAHKATHEGRVAAEAAAGRNSHFDAKVIPSVAYTDPEIAWAGLTETECKAKGIPYGKGVFPWAASGRSLSLGRDEGMTKLLFDEATHRVIGCGIVGPNAGELIAEAALAIEMGADAEDIGLTIHPHPTLSETVAMAAEAFEGTITDLYLPKRR
- a CDS encoding sll1863 family stress response protein, with protein sequence MTLQQEFAQQLEGQIAVWQGQIKEYQERLTQAGSDARASYEKMGAEARTNYERAVQTMRDNVEQASRLLAQARQAQEAAWQDMRTAQQRAFEQLQKGWADALSRFG
- the phbB gene encoding acetoacetyl-CoA reductase, producing the protein MARVALVTGGQRGIGAAISEHLQRAGRTVVASYAGNDAAAQAFTEQTGIRCYKFDVADYEQCAAAVKQIEAEVGRIEILVNNAGITRDATMNKLSRDAWDAVIDTNLGSCFNLSKLTWDGMRAGKFGRIVNIGSVNGQAGQYGQVNYAAAKSGIHGFTKALAQEGARYNITVNAIAPGYVDTDMVRAVPEEVLQKIIGRIPVGRLGRAEDIARGVVFLTSDESDFITGSTLSINGGQHMY